ATGGATCCCATTTTCAGTTCTCTTTTGTGGTATTAAACAACAGAAATCATGAAACTGAGCTATAACTTTTATTTAATGAATAAACTGTATTATCACTAAACATTAATATATGCACATACATTAATAATATGCAAAGTCATTTTGCACTTATTCAGCTttgcatgcattattttttattttcattaaatcCATTTGAAAAACatatgcaaatatcaaaaagcATAATTTATTGTAATTATGACTTTCCATGTGATAGGGGCATTTAGGTAAGCACAAACATTTCATCAGAGCGACAATTGGATAGGCCAGAATGGGGGCAGGTAAAGACAGAAATGATACAGTAACATTCAGATACAGGTAGGAACAGAAAGTCTCAGGCAGGGAGAGTAGCAGCTGAGATTAGAACAGAACTGAGATAAGAACAGAAACAGATATAGGAAGACATCAAACAGGAAATGTTTAGGATGAATGGAAACACAAAGGATGTGGGAAAGTAACAGGGACAAACATACATTAAGGTGATTGCAAagttataattttttaaaattaaaataacaaacattttatacttactctgtgcaatggtattgcacagagtggtcccaaacttccttttctggggtcccctagtGGTGCTCTCGGTTCCTCCTCCCTTCGGAGCACCCCCATAGCAATccgcttgctgtaggggcactcgtgtgggctcaaTCCCGAGCCAGGCTATgcgcatctatagacacacacagtgtagcTTGCCCCACCCCCAgctccttcctcacaggatttgattgacagcagcaggagccaatagtctccactgctgcctctgtgtcctgtgaggaaagaaagagagagtagTGCTGCTGATCCCAGGCACAATGCTGGATCGAGgtcaggctcaagtaagtatttagAGAGGGCTGGGGGAAGCTGATCatggaaggtttttttactttaatgcagagaatgcattaagataaaaaggacttgagcttttacaaccactttaagaactcaGAAATAAACATAAAAGTAGATTCAAGTAGGGACAGACCCAAATAGAGCGGGATAGGGACAAAAATTAGCGtaaacctgtgcccagactatgtgGATTAAAATATTTTTACATAGCACTAAATGTACTTTTAAATTAGCTCTGATTCACTCCTGTAGTTTTAGGCATTGTGCAGAAATTCATTTTCACCCTATCTTTTCTATGGAATCAGAATAGTATAGGATCAGAATAGTATAGGATAGTAAAGACAACACCCAGTGACTCTGGTAGGGCAGAGGCAGGCCATACCGATTTAGGCCGGTCATAGAtgaagtgaatttctttcctgcatctAGGGGTTGCCCAGTTCCACCATCAACACatacagtgttgacaggggaatccccccCTGCTGAGACATTGTGTCCTCCCGGCGGGGAAAGccatccccactgggagaacacagttattattgctagcagctataacaaccGCTAATGATAATCACGTATAAaattcagcaggctggttgtacccaggttgggtacattcagcctgcccatacatagttcgaaCAGGAACCAGACGAGATTCAAAtcgtctatgaccagctttagttaaagcggagcttcaggctccttcagaaaaaatttaaactccgcagctacaaatactgtagctattgacttttaatattaggacacttacctgtccacaaatccaaACAGCATTTTCACCCGTGAtggtttttcaatcggctctcgggtgctgccgccgccatctcatCTAAGGTAAACCGGCAATGAAGCCTTGCAGCCTCACGGGCAGTTCCCCCCTTCACATGCACaaagcgcgctgcactttgtgaatggccggggggaaggaggaaggggccGAACTCCAGGATGAGTTCACCACGGCAAagtcagccagaagtgggagtgaGCACATGTCAAAACCTTTGGCACCCccaaaggtgccaactgtggcagcagaggggggcaaATAAGCAGagtttcctcttttgggtggagctccgctttaaggtgggGAAGGACAGTAAAAAAACAGACAAACATATGTAAAGAAATACAGACAGACACAAATCCAGAAGAAATAACAGAATAGATAGGGACAAACAGAAAGTGGGGGGAGAGAACAAGGACAGAGGCAGGGCCAACTACTTGGTAAGTGAGTAAAGACAGACACAAACTTACAGGAAGAAACAAAACAAGACACATGTATGGCCAGCAGGGACTGGCAGAATGGGGACGTAATTAGGTTAGAGGAGACACTGGCATACAGATACAGAAAATAAAGCTTTTACCAGTCTGTATTCACTCTCAGTGCACTGGATATGTACACAGGCATTATCTGACCCTTCCTTCCTCCCCACTTTAAGCAAGTCTTTATGTGAGTATTGTTAtaattattacacaggatttatatagcaccaacagtttgcgcagctgtTTACaagggcagacagtatagttacaatacaattcaatacatgtggaatcagagggccctgctcggtaGTACTTAcaataatttaatatcagtatgaTGAGCCTAGATCAGGTTTCTGGACCTCAGGAAATGTAGATCTGCCTTAACAGACTTTCTTTTTTGCACTCTTGTATTATTTACTGTTGCTAAGGCCTAATAACGTATTTGAATCTCCACTAAGATAAAAATCTGGCAAATGCTGTGCATTCATATAACTAATTACACAACGTAATGACTACAGATTGTTTATGTCTATAGCTTCCAATATCTAAGAGAtaactgtaataataaaaaaaaaaaaaacaagttcagtGTACAAAACCACTAAATGTCCAGTTAATAATTAACCTAAGAGGAAATGTTCTTGAAGAATAATCTTTGAAGTCCAGAGATATCATCAAGAAAAATAATAGCTAGCTCTAGTTTTTAGGCTCCATGCAAATTGGTTTAATGATAACGCtgtttctcctgacaggagaaaatcagagTTAAAACTCActtaagctgcattttttcaaaccagtttaaGCGAGTTTTGCAACATTTGATGTTTGGGAGTTTATTTACAATGaatggaaaaagtattcatacccattgaaatgttccacattttgtcatgttacaaccaaaaacgtaaatgtactttattgagattttatgtgatagaccaacacaaagtggcagataattgtaaagtggaaggaaaatgataaatggttttacattttttttacgaataaatatgtgaaaagtgtggcgtgcatttgtattcagcccctttactctgatacccttaactaaaatttagtggaaccaattgccctcagaagtcacctaattaataaatagagtctacctgtgtgcaatttaatctcagtataaatacagctcttcagtgaagccctcagaggtttgttagagaatcttagtgaacaaacagcatcatgaaggcaaaggaacacaccagacaggtcagggataaagatgtggagaagtttaaagcagggttaagtttaaaaaaaaatatcccaagctttgaatatctcaactgttcaatccattatctgaaaatggaaagagtatggcacaactgcaaacctaccaagacatggccatccacctaaactgataggccgggcatggagcattaatcagagaagcagccaagaagcccatggtaactttTTGGTtgaaaagcaaaaagctatgtgtggcagaaaactaactgtACATaaacctgaatacaccatccccaccgtgaaacatggtggtggcagcatcatgttgtggggatgcttttcttcagcattgacagggaagctggtcagagttgatgataagatgaatggagccaaatacagggcaatcttagaaaaaacctgttagagtctgcaaaagacttgagactggggtggaggttcaccttccagcaggacaatgaccctaaatataaAGCAAGAGCTACAATGGCATGGTTCTGACCAAAGCATagccatgtgttagaatggcccagtttaTTTcaggacctaaatccaattgagaatctttggcaagactttgctgttcacagacgctctccatccaatctgacagagcttgagctattttgcaaagaagaatgggaaaacaatgtcactctctagatgtgcaaaactggtagagatatccccaaaaagacttgcagctgtaattgcagcaaaaggtggttctacaaagtattgactcgggggaggggggggggtctgaatacaaatgcacgccacaattttcagatttgtataaaattttgaaaaccatttatcgttttccttccacttcacaattatgtgccactttgtgttgatctatcacataaaatcccaataaaacacatttatgtttttgattgtaacatggcaaaatgtggaaaatttcagggggtataaatactttttcgaggcactgtacatgaatataaatgaatataatcACTTGCTTGTTTACATGATcagaaaagtatataaaatatattggaCCTTATTTATCAATATATCTCAGAAGAAGGTTGTTCCCATAGTAGCCAATAAGATTAAAACATGCACTGATTGGTTCCTGTTGACAATTATTTTAACCTTAAATGTAAGACCAATTAATTATTTTTGGCTTCCACAAGAAAGAGCACCGCTCAGATAACTTatttagatttatatatatatatatatatatatatatatatatatatataatatatatatatatatatatatatatatatatatatatatatatatagatttattatCCCCGGTCCACTAACAACAAATTTTATatgtcttatacacacaatgctccgtctgtctgcccccttccccctggatcacactgctgccttatacctACAATGCCCCGGTTCTCTGCCTCCCTTCCGTATCAcaatgctgccttatacacacaatgctccgactCTCTGCCTCCCTtccggatcacactgctgccttatacacacaatgctccgattCTCTGCCTTCCTtccggatcacactgctgccttatacacacaatctTCCAATTCTCTGCccacctccccctggatcacactgctgccttataaacacaatgctccggctctccccccccgcactctgcatcacactgctgccttacacagactcatcattgtaTCGCTCCTCCTTATCCTGCCATGTGCTCGAGCTCTGTGCTCCCTCCTATAGTGTGTGATCTGCGCTgtcattggaagtcccctccttcctCACCTTCCACTCTCTGCACTATTCCCGGCACCTCCCCCAGAGTTCACAGAAGCCGGAACTacagtattgactgtcagtgcGCATttagaacaacactggaaacaacattgggcctTATAtatccgccacaatgttgatttgtggcagaacccctggggaccatcaAAATTTTCTCCTGGACCATCAATGGTACACGAACCACTGGTTGGTGATGGCTGTTTTAGTGGATTGATGCCATCAGTGTGTGGCCTTCTTTGAAAGACTATTGTAAGGCTCATTATGTTATCAAAAATGTTAGCAAGAACTGAAATTGATTTCCTCTGATAACAAATTAAAATGTAATATTAGACTCCTTTTGTAGCAAGAAGTAAGGACTGACCAGCTGCTCAGTAAGGAAAGAGAGAAAGTATGAAGGTCACTAGATTGTCTAATGACATAAAATGCAGGGAATCATGTGGGGATACCAAAATGCGTGTAGGAAATTGGAGTTTGTAAGTTGTGTGTCCAATGGAAGGGCAGTATAATGTCATATAATGTGGGAGTGAACAAGCCCCTGACTGCCCACCTGAAAGAAACTGGATAAAAGCAACTTTGCCTTCTTGACAAACTTTTTTGCCTGGGTACACATGAAAGCCAACATGTCTTGGGGGATAGTTCCTCCTTTTTCAGGGTAATAAGCAAAAGATCAAAGAAGATTACATAAATTCTGGTCACAAAAGGCGTATGAGTGAATGAGATGAGAGTAATGAAAAAAGAGGGGGAGTAATACATGGTTTTAAATCAGTAgcacaggtccataaagacatgaatgagcgggtttggggtggtggaacttcactggcctgcacagagtcctgacgtcaactcgatagaacacctttgggatgaattagagtggagactgcgagccaggccttctcgtctacatcagtgcctgacctcacaaatgcgcttctaggagAATtggcaaacatttccatagactcctaaaccttgtggacagccttaccagaagagttcttatagctgcaaagggtgggccaactcaatattaaggcctacggactaaggctgggatgccattaaagttcatgtgcgtgtaaaggcaaccatcccaatgcttttggtaatatagaataCCATTAATGTATTTCTTTAAAAATACCATTAAAGTTTTCTTTGACTTAGAAAACAAGGCCTTACCTCATCCATGGCTATATTTCTCAGATTGCTTCAGAAACTCCCTGgtatacagacacagacagacCAGCCAGTtggacacaggaaggagttcaccCATTAACTAAGTTTGCGTGCATTTGCCCGGCTTCCGCAGCATCCCTTCAGATGGGCTCAGGCTGCTTGCTAAACTCCCTGGGGCTACATTCAGCCCacgggacacccctgatgtagtgcaagagcctgcctaattggatacgtGGTGAATGGAttgatggtgtgtcctcctattatatagttttgtaaatctaaaggagaatgtacaatcaaattgtatagtgtatggcaccAAACACAGAagtaaacacacattttgccacatgaaaaaacaggtgacaaattcAGTAAAAAAACGTGCAAAAATGTCCTATGAGCTACTTGGCCAAGTGTAGCACAGCCCATTAATATTAactggctgccctatgtgtgtcactggaaaaacgaGCCAAAAAACATGTGCTCGCTACTCTGGGTATGAATCAGgcctgctattgaaatcaatggcaaTTGTTGTTGAAGCGCATGCAAAGcaattcggcagcggcgctttgcaggagctTTTGACCCTTtattggccgctagtgggggttaagaGCGtctcgctagcagccgaaaagccccgctaaaatgatggtaaagcaccactaaaactagcggcgctttaccgccgtcaCTTTACTGCCGACacccccaccgcctcagtgtgaaagtgcccttaggggTTCCTAAGTGCTCCGAACGCACCAAAAACTGCGGCAACACACCATGCACTGCTCCAAAAAAAATTCGGGAGCTTCTCTGGGGCAATTAttgtgtgtagggcagcctattcaagtgaatggactgccctacgTGTGCTGAGTGAAAACACTCCAAAACAGATGCATGCAGGAATGTGAGTTTTCGATACATGGAGATGTGAATGAGACTGAGTGTCTCCTTCCTatttacttgtataaagatgggcaaacactatgcaatctgattgtacaatctccgtaCAATTTCCTATAGATTTACAAGAGCTATGGAATAGgaggacacacctgaacaatccatgtatcaaatcaggcaggcccttgtactacatagctgatgggagatctaaaggatattgtacaatcagattgtataggaagtAGGTGGAAGCGGTATTccaatgagggaggtgtggtccaaaGTGTTGAACacgccctcttctgtgatgcaacaaggaagagAATGctgaggaagtgatggaatctccatttaaaaattcaaataaactgaTAAGACtttaaacctcctgtggataacgtaagtgagagaaaagcacattgggatggctgggccaaaaatggcattggaaaacgctTCTATCTATAATGAAAActgaaattctgcccgaaaaggtgaactgatttttaaccacttcagccccgaaaggttttacccccattatgaccaggccattttttgcgatacggcactgcgttatttaactgacaattgtgcagtcgtgcgatgctgtacccaaataaaatatatatcctttttttcccacaaatagagctttcttttggtggtatttgtttatcTTTGCGAGTTTTATATTTTGCGTTAGAaatgaaaaaagagcgacaattttgaaaaaaaaacaatattttttactttctgctataaaacatatccaaccaatttttaaaaaaaaatctaatttcttcatcaatttaggccaatatgtaatctgatacatatttatgctaaaaaaaaatttcaataagcatatggtttgcgcaaaagttatcgcatctacaaactatgggatatttttatggcatttttatttatttacattttttactagtaatggcggcgatcagcaatttttagcgggactgcgacattgcgactgacaaatcggacacctaactgacacttctgacacctttttgggaaccagcgacattattacagtgatcagtgctaaaaatatgcactgttactgtactaatgacactggcagggaggggttaacatcaagggcgaccaaagggttaagtgtgtccctagggggtgcttgataactgtgtgggggatggactgactgagggaacacagagatccgtgttcctgcttagcaggaacacaagatcactgtgttctcccctgtTAGAgcggcgatctgctttgtttacatagaggaacgatcggtgggtcctggcggacatcgTGTCTGCCGGACCTGctaattggctccccctctgtctattgcacgaaatgacgtacaggtacattctttcgtgcaatagagctgccctgccacagtatgtgTGCGGTAGGCGGTCTTTAAGTAGTTAAGGTACTTCAACCTTAACAGTCTCTGCTTCACTATTTTTTTCACTAGAAAACAAatattttgagaccatgacaactcccttgtaatatgcacACCCAAAAATTTGATAGCCTTTCCACCtcatgatcactttttttttttagctccaacTAACACCTCCCGTTTATCATAAATCTCGTTAAATGTTTTAATATACCCATTCTAGTGTGCCATTTTTTCTATCCCCTGTAGTACCTAGGTATTGTAAACTATTTCTTTGTGTTATTTTACTGGTAGTAAAACATCATAAAGGAAGTAGGAGGAGCAATCCCCCAAAATATGTTTGCGTATATTGACCTGAAAATTAACAAATACAGGTTTGGGCTGAAAAGCAGTTTTCTCCCATTGCCTTCATTTGGGAAGTCAGGTGCTTGTACTTTCCCATCCCcagttgctcaaaaaaaaaaaaaaactttttcatacaGCATCCTGCCCTGCTAGAGAAAGCATGTTTTCTACTGCATTGGCCATTAGGCCATACGTTTCTCTTGTCTTTCATTATTAAACCTCGTCTTTGACTAAAATCATATTTTAAAAACTTACCCAGCATTTCAGGCACAGTCTACTTTAACAGCAAAAAGGATAGAATGATTTTTCTTCCAGCCCCTAGTCTCCTTACTAGTGAATCATTGTGATTCCTGACTAAATCTTTGGAAAGTAGTGTTTAAGTTGGTAATGCAAGCATAGAATGTTGTGCCTGATGCAAATTATAATGGAAAGCAGAAATAAATAAGGTATGGGTCTAAAGTATACATATTAGAACTAACCTTTTCCTAATCTTTCGGTCCTTTTGTCTGTCTTCTCTCTCCAAGAAATAGATGGCAGTCCTGCTTTATCATTTGCATCTTGCTGTACAACTTCCTCATGACTTGGAGAAGACAATGAAGATTTCATTTCTCCAACTGTTTCTTtatccttttcatttttttccaactgttgtCCATGTAGGTCAGTCACATTTGTTCTGCCCAGATGTGAAATTGGAGAAGATGGTGGCGTTGGGCTGGCAGGTTTTGGAGCAAGGGATGGTTTTTGTATAGTTGGTGATTTGGGGACTACTCTGTCTTTATTATGAaatgacacatggggacttgatcCTGACACTATAGAGGGGGCTATAAACTGGGCATTATCAGTTACATTACTTAAGGTATCCACTAAATCTTTAGTAAGGTTATCTTTCTTCATCTTTACAGGTGATCCTAAAAGTTCTTTCCTGGTTATAGTCCTAATTTCTGTTTCATCTGTTGGAGTTAATGGGGCAGGAACCCCTTCAAAGCTGTCTCCTGCACTATATCGCTTTTTCCTTCTCTGTTCATTCTGTGGATCAGCATGAAACCTTAATGAATAATTTGTCCTTCTTAATTTGATTCCAAATGGAGAGTTTTTGTCTTCTGCACTTTGCAATAATTTATCTGTTTTCACAGTGCCATTACTAAATTGCGTTTCAAAGGACATTTGCCCTTCCAAATGCCCCCGACGAGGAGATTGTGGTAGGTTAGGAACTAAGAAAGATGGAAGATCTTTGGAAAATATCCATCCTTCTGCATTCCCATCAATTGTAACTTGCTTTTTAATTCTGGTCACCATTTCCGGGACCATGACTGTCCTCTCTCCAGTCTTGCCCTGAAGTGTGCTGTCAGGTAATACTGCTATATTTTCCTTACTTGGAGATTTTATCGAGGTATCAATACTTATTTCTGTTAATCTTCCAGTTTCTGGAAATTTCTGCCATGCGGGTGTTATTGAAAATTTAGGGATAGCTGACATTGTCTTCCGTAAGCTGCTATGAGAATCACCCCTGGTCTTAGCCATTCTGTCATCACCAGAGTCGAAAGGACTACTTTGGTTCTTTTCATCAGTTGCATTTTCAGCTTTGCTTAGTATTTTAGACCTTATGGAAGCCCATTCTGCTAGGAATGACTGATTGTCTAATGCTTCTGATGTATACTTTGTCTTACTACTGACTTGTTTAGTACTGtccttttctttctgcattttgttTTCTGTTATATCTAATTTTCTTTCTTCACTGAGGCCCAGTAAAGACTTACAAGCAGGATCCTTAATCTGATGTAGGTTTACAGCTGTACCACAAAGCTGTGCTCCTGTTACCAAAATGGCAGTATGGGGTATGCACTGAGCAGATGAAAGAGAGTGTGAACTAATGGTGCCCTTATTTTCTTTTGCATCGTGTGTACCTGGGGATATTATTGGCTCTTTTGGTACTGTAACTGGAGTTAAATTAACTTTCTCAAATATAATTTGCTTTTCACCCGATGTAACTTTGAATGTAAATGGCCTCTGCTTTTGGTCAAGTTCCTGCCACCTTACTTCTTCGTTAATTCTTTCCTGCTCTTGAGACTCTGCTTCCTTTTGTTTTCTCTGCTTTAGTTCTTCCTCATCTCCTTTAATTTCCATCTCCATTTTTTGCTCTTCGGGTAGATCTTCCTCTGCTGAGGCAGCTTCTGTATACAGAGGGGAAAGATGTTCTGGGATAAGCTCCTTGATGTCCTCAGGTATCTGTTGTTCTTTCTTctgtaattttgttttttcttgaaagtctgtttttttttgacAATCAGTTCTATTTAGATTATCAGTTCTCATTTCCTCTTTTATACACTGCCGGACTATGATTTCCTCTGATACTTGCTGACTTTGGCTTTTTGGTGTCTTTAATTGCTGTTCCTCGGCTGTCTGGGGAGACTTCTTCTGCAACAATCCCTGACCTTTTTGTTCCCCTATCTGAACAGTTTTTTGTTGCTCTGCTGCTTTCTGCAATTCCAGTTCCTGCTTTTTTTGTTCCTCCATGATCTGGAGAGTTCTTTTTAGCTCTAACTGATGTTGTCTCTGTTCTTCTGCCATCTGAATGTCTTTCTGCTGCTGAAGTTCACAACTTTTCTGCTCTTCTGTAACCTGAATAACCCTTTGCACATCTATTTCATGTTGTTTCTTCTCTTCTGTTTTCGGAAGTACTCCTCCTTCCTCAAAAGTTTGTCTTGTTTTCTGTTCTTCTCCTATCTGAAGGGCTTCCTGTTTCTCCTGTTCATATTTCCTCTGCTCTTGCACTATCTTAAAGGCTCTCTGCTCTAGTTCATGTCTTGTCTGCTCTTCTGCCAACTGAATAGCTCTCTGCTTTTCTATTTCCTGTTTTCTTTGTTCTTCTGCTATCTGAAGTGCTCTCTGTATCTCCAGCTCCCGTTTCTTCTGTTCCTCTGCCAGTTGAAATGTTTTCTTCTGCTCCAGCTCATGTTGCTTCTGCTCCTCTTGCCTTCTATGCTCTTCTAATTCTTTCAGAATTTGTTCAGCTCTCTGTTTTCTCTCTTCTTCACGTCGACGCTGTTCTTTCAGTTCATTTTCATTTTGTTCGTTTATTTTCTGTTGGAGCCTTTCCAAGTCTATGTTTCTAATGATCTcctgtctctttctttcttcttcttctttccgtTTATCTGCTTCTGACTTCTTCTCTTCCTCAGGCTGCCTAGTTTCTTGTACTACTTGTCTGCTGGTACTGGGATCTGGCTGTTTGCCTTCTTGATCTTTATTGATTTTCTTTTCCCCCTTAGCCGCCAAAGTTCGAAATTGCTCAGATACTTGGGATTCATGGATTTTTCGTTCAAAATGATCAGACATGAGTATATTATGGGAAGGAATATCCATGGAGTGGAACATGGCTTTGTCAAGGGATCTTTGCATATTCAAAGTGATTTCATTTTCGTTGTCTTCTATAGTGTTGAAGTCCTGTGGACAAATTAGAAGTGGTAGCTAAACCGGATATAATATTGCACTGTAAAAATGTAAACTCTAAAATAATTTTTGCAGTTTACATTGGCATCATTAAAGCACCTTAAAAGTTAACAAATCAGCAAAAATTGTGATCACAGTTGCAGACTTTTTTcatatacataccgtatatactcgagtatatatcgaaattttcagccccttttttggggctgaaagtgcccccctcgacttatactcgagtcaaaactgtctgcctacatgatcaacgtgtcatgcaggcagacggcggccagcgagtgctacataccactcggcagcctctcactgttcaaaagctgcgcctcctcctcgtctgtgataggcagtcagtgtacagcctatcacggacattctctcatcctcgtccgtggtatgaggttgagagaatgtccgtgataggctgaccgctcactgctgggaaattgagttttctgcctatcatggacgaggaggaggcgcggcttttgaacagtgaatggctgccgaatagtaatagcacacgctgatcggtgcagagcggcagatggaggcatgcacaggacacaggtaggatgcacacagacacatgcacacaggtacatatacacatgacacatgcacatatacacaggacacaggtacatgacacatgaacatatacacaggacacaggtacatgacacatgcac
This window of the Aquarana catesbeiana isolate 2022-GZ linkage group LG01, ASM4218655v1, whole genome shotgun sequence genome carries:
- the CRACD gene encoding capping protein-inhibiting regulator of actin dynamics isoform X2, which encodes MCRGEKKRTGKFQPLRKLFGKKKKKNSSIHLKEGKLKPSHSIGSVCSNPASVLSSDEEAYDDLRFLVSSMGTRAFSHDSIFIPDEQAEDDQEAQASSQDCVVGKVKSLQQQLGKNIRFGQPPLTGTPVKKMQDLGAGIEKMEETYVSPMEASGERDMGLITDGHKARSLSSHSPRNVPEPEHKTEEKATSVKTSRSKRPSGTIESINLDAVPRSVARLDNSAAKHKLSVKPKNQRVSKKHRGMSQDFNTIEDNENEITLNMQRSLDKAMFHSMDIPSHNILMSDHFERKIHESQVSEQFRTLAAKGEKKINKDQEGKQPDPSTSRQVVQETRQPEEEKKSEADKRKEEEERKRQEIIRNIDLERLQQKINEQNENELKEQRRREEERKQRAEQILKELEEHRRQEEQKQHELEQKKTFQLAEEQKKRELEIQRALQIAEEQRKQEIEKQRAIQLAEEQTRHELEQRAFKIVQEQRKYEQEKQEALQIGEEQKTRQTFEEGGVLPKTEEKKQHEIDVQRVIQVTEEQKSCELQQQKDIQMAEEQRQHQLELKRTLQIMEEQKKQELELQKAAEQQKTVQIGEQKGQGLLQKKSPQTAEEQQLKTPKSQSQQVSEEIIVRQCIKEEMRTDNLNRTDCQKKTDFQEKTKLQKKEQQIPEDIKELIPEHLSPLYTEAASAEEDLPEEQKMEMEIKGDEEELKQRKQKEAESQEQERINEEVRWQELDQKQRPFTFKVTSGEKQIIFEKVNLTPVTVPKEPIISPGTHDAKENKGTISSHSLSSAQCIPHTAILVTGAQLCGTAVNLHQIKDPACKSLLGLSEERKLDITENKMQKEKDSTKQVSSKTKYTSEALDNQSFLAEWASIRSKILSKAENATDEKNQSSPFDSGDDRMAKTRGDSHSSLRKTMSAIPKFSITPAWQKFPETGRLTEISIDTSIKSPSKENIAVLPDSTLQGKTGERTVMVPEMVTRIKKQVTIDGNAEGWIFSKDLPSFLVPNLPQSPRRGHLEGQMSFETQFSNGTVKTDKLLQSAEDKNSPFGIKLRRTNYSLRFHADPQNEQRRKKRYSAGDSFEGVPAPLTPTDETEIRTITRKELLGSPVKMKKDNLTKDLVDTLSNVTDNAQFIAPSIVSGSSPHVSFHNKDRVVPKSPTIQKPSLAPKPASPTPPSSPISHLGRTNVTDLHGQQLEKNEKDKETVGEMKSSLSSPSHEEVVQQDANDKAGLPSISWREKTDKRTERLGKDRPVLQSRHSLDGSRLMENIEPAQPQWITLALQKQKGFREQQASREERRQAREAKQVDKLAKENPSTVHTGEYRGRSGSLQKPLPQEEKKGDTVVTRLQRREQLQKSNTLPTSVTVEITETVPVTLAKDLPKRFSTPDASPVSSEPAWLALAKRKSKAWSDCPQIIK